The following coding sequences are from one Nilaparvata lugens isolate BPH chromosome 6, ASM1435652v1, whole genome shotgun sequence window:
- the LOC111057583 gene encoding uncharacterized protein LOC111057583, translated as MPVSEKIGRRNCIPILHCRGTYYEVGFDVGRTFSGLIKSYLEASNQLNKVYLPLYETQEGRSVYESTLASVKENFPQYVREIEGTADGAKVPFHKLFLLHMDEILPNVLQKKVSENTNGCSTMCCNQPGQELLGHTEDALSEVLNHIYFVSAHIKEDKPQGRWKVTEEKFTSLCYAGCLPGFTMSYNHHGLVFSVNIISARTLVAGKTPRSILTRALLGAENMLQAQQILRDTGCGAGDAFSINMTFLKQDGDRLFHNAEVAPAVNSNESPLSILTASPGEFIFHCNRFLRLKIPEVGGMIVSSSDARERAMQCICNKGPSNLNDVVKVLGDQSATEEFTIFRESGDDDFVKTVAVGIFDCVARTWSIYADNPKTSDPIVQLHIQIKK; from the exons ATGCCCGTCTCAGAAAAAATTGGAAGAAGGAATTGCATTCCAATCCTGCATTGTCGAGGCACCTACTATGAAGTTGGATTTGATGTG GGTCGTACGTTCAGCGGCCTCATCAAGTCCTACTTGGAGGCATCCAATCAGCTGAATAAGGTCTACCTACCACTATACGAAACACAAGAGGGGCGATCTGTCTATGAGTCGACCTTGGCATCAGTCAAGGAGAACTTTCCTCAATATGTGAGAGAGATCGAAGGAACAGCCGATGGAGCTAAAGTTCCATTTCATAAG TTATTCCTGCTACACATGGATGAAATCCTACCCAATGTTTTGCAGAAGAAAGTTTCAGAGAACACAAATGGCTGCTCTACAATGTGCTGCAATCAACCAGGACAG GAACTCCTGGGACACACAGAGGATGCACTGTCAGAAGTTTTGAATCACATCTACTTTGTATCGGCCCATATAAAAGAAGACAAGCCACAAGGTCGTTGGAAGGTCACCGAAGAAAAGTTCACATCCCTGTGTTACGCTGGTTGTCTACCAGGGTTCACCATGTCCTACAACCATCATGGACTAGTGTTCTCAGTCAACATTATCAGTGCCAGGACTTTGGTTGCTGGCAAAACAC cGAGGAGTATCCTGACCAGAGCACTGTTGGGTGCTGAAAATATGCTGCAAGCACAGCAGATTCTGCGCGATACAGGCTGCGGAGCGGGAGACGCTTTCAGCATCAACATGACTTTCTTGAAACAAGATGGCGACAGACTTTTCCACAACGCTGAAGTTGCGCCAGCCGTCAACTCAAATGAGTCACCATTGAGTATTCTCACTGCATCACCAGGGGAATTCATATTCCACTGTAACAG gtttttaAGACTGAAGATTCCTGAAGTTGGAGGGATGATAGTGTCGAGCAGTGACGCGAGAGAGAGAGCGATGCAGTGCATTTGCAATAAAGGTCCGAGTAACCTCAACGATGTGGTCAAGGTGCTTGGAGACCAGTCAGCCACTGAGGAGTTCACAATCTTCAGAGAGAGTGGCGACGACGACTTTGTCAAAACTGTAGCCGTCG GTATCTTCGATTGTGTGGCCAGAACATGGAGTATATATGCAGATAATCCAAAGACCAGTGATCCCATTGTTCAACTTCACATACAAATTAAAAAGTAA